A DNA window from Phragmites australis chromosome 11, lpPhrAust1.1, whole genome shotgun sequence contains the following coding sequences:
- the LOC133885326 gene encoding E3 ubiquitin-protein ligase EL5-like, translating to MSTHWSGSPSPAAAASAAADTSSHWVPHGAVLTVCVVGINLLMILLVLFFFWRFFSGKRGPSVSAGAADDDDALPVASPWASRRGRDVEPGTQPQDDVASALPVYVYSSAGQGGKATECAVCIAELRDGDAARLLPRCGHCFHADCVGAWLRLHATCPLCRASVVVTAAAETRNAKDDVGVDCPV from the coding sequence ATGTCCACGCACTGGAGCGGCAGCCCTAGCCCGGCGGCTGCTGCGTCGGCGGCAGCGGATACCAGCAGCCACTGGGTGCCGCACGGCGCGGTGCTGACGGTCTGCGTTGTGGGCATCAACTTGCTCATGatcctcctcgtcctcttcttcttctggcGGTTCTTCTCCGGGAAGCGTGGCCCGTCCGTGTCAGCCGGCGCCGCCGACGATGACGACGCGTTGCCAGTGGCCTCCCCGTGGGCGTCCCGTCGCGGGCGCGACGTCGAACCCGGCACGCAGCCGCAGGACGACGTGGCGTCGGCCCTGCCCGTGTACGTGTACTCCAGCGCCGGCCAAGGTGGGAAGGCGACCGAGTGCGCGGTGTGCATCGCGGAGCTCCGCGACGGCGACGCAGCGCGCCTGCTCCCGCGGTGCGGGCACTGTTTCCACGCCGACTGCGTTGGCGCGTGGCTGCGGCTCCACGCCACGTGCCCGCTCTGCCGCGCCAGCGTGGTCGTCACCGCTGCCGCCGAGACCAGGAATGCAAAGGACGACGTCGGCGTGGACTGTCCCGTGTGA